A section of the Pochonia chlamydosporia 170 chromosome 2, whole genome shotgun sequence genome encodes:
- a CDS encoding benzoate 4-monooxygenase (similar to Aspergillus terreus NIH2624 XP_001216498.1) gives MALIEYALSPWAIPAVLGLVLFSYLFDYFVTNGNLRGIPAPFGAQFSNFWLLGVCRRGNRYKTVDEYHTKLGQVIRIQPNHVSIADDEAIQTIYGHGNGFLKAEFYDAFVSIRRGLFNTRDRHEHSRKRKMVSHTFSTKSVVQFEPYIHENLALFVKQLDKLIEQSPHKTKDGKSEAHLDSLLWFNFLAFDVIGDLAFGAPFGMLEKGADVAEIRSSPDSPPEYAPAIEILNRRGEVSATLGCYPQLKPYASMLPDPFFSKGLEAVQNLAGIAIARVKSRVENPPDVERKDLLARLMEGKDDKGEPLCREELTAEALTQLIAGSDTTSNSSCALMNYLVRNPRVLKKLQAELDAAIPENVDVPTYDMVRDLQYLGWVIDEALRHHCTSGIGLPRQIPLDSPGITIRGHYFPPGTVLSVPTYTIHHSTEIWGDDAEEYKPERWENVTARQKNAFIPFSHGPRSCVGRNVAEMEMKLIAATWARRYAVTLRQGPMETREGFLRKPLGLDVGLSYR, from the exons ATGGCCCTGATAGAGTACGCACTCTCGCCATGGGCGATCCCGGCAGTTCTGGGCCTGGTATTGTTCTCGTATCTATTCGACTACTTTGTGACGAATGGAAACCTGCGTGGGATTCCTGCGCCGTTTGGTGCGCAGTTTTCGAACTTTTGGTTATTGGGCGTTTGCCGACGTGGAAATCGATACAAAACTGTGGATGAATACCACACCAAGCTTGGACAAGTCATTCGCATTCAGCCGAATCATGTCAGTATCGCGGATGATGAGGCCATCCAGACAATTTACGGTCACGGCAATGGCTTTTTGAAAGC CGAGTTTTATGACGCCTTTGTCTCTATTCGCCGTGGCCTATTCAACACACGGGATAGACATGAACACTccaggaagagaaagatggTTTCTCATACCTTCTCGACAAAGTCGGTTGTTCAGTTCGAGCCGTACATCCACGAAAACCTTGCCTTGTTCGTAAAGCAGCTTGACAAGCTGATTGAGCAAAGCCCACACAAAACGAAGGACGGCAAGTCAGAGGCGCATCTCGACTCGTTGCTGTGGTTCAATTTTCTCGCCTTTGACGTTATCGGCGATTTAGCCTTTGGCGCGCCATTCGGAATGCTGGAGAAAGGCGCAGATGTTGCCGAGATTCGATCATCCCCGGATAGCCCGCCAGAGTACGCTCCTGCAATTGAGATTCTCAATCGAAGAGGAGAGGTGAGCGCAACACTGGGCTGCTACCCGCAGCTGAAGCCCTATGCATCCATGCTCCCTGATCCATTTTTCAGCAAGGGCCTGGAAGCAGTGCAGAATCTCGCAGGTATTGCCATCGCTCGAGTCAAGAGCCGAGTCGAAAATCCCCCAGACGTGGAGCGCAAGGACCTGCTTGCTCGGTTGATGGAGGGCAAAGACGATAAAGGCGAGCCTCTCTGCCGTGAAGAGCTGACTGCCGAGGCTCTCACCCAGTTGATTGCTGGAAGCGACACGACGTCCAATTCATCATGTGCCCTCATGAACTACCTAGTCCGTAACCCGCGTGTGTTGAAGAAACTCCAGGCGGAACTTGACGCTGCAATTCCTGAAAATGTCGATGTTCCCACGTATGATATGGTTCGTGACCTGCAGTACCTAGGCTGGGTTATCGATGAAGCACTGCGTCACCACTGCACATCTGGCATCGGACTGCCGCGCCAGATCCCACTGGACTCTCCTGGAATTACTATCCGTGGCCACTACTTTCCCCCTGGTACTGTTCTCAGCGTACCTACATATACGATTCACCACTCGACGGAGATTTGGGGAGATGATGCGGAGGAATACAAGCCCGAGAGATGGGAGAACGTCACGGCCAGGCAAAAGAATGCATTCATCCCCTTTAGCCACGGACCAAGATCCTGTGTTGGACGGAACGTGGcagagatggagatgaagcttATTGCTGCTACTTGGGCGAGACGGTATGCGGTTACGCTTCGTCAGGGACCTATGGAAACTAGGGAAGGGTTTCTGCGGAAGCCTTTGGGCTTGGATGTCGGCCTGTCATACAGGTAG
- a CDS encoding major facilitator superfamily domain, general substrate transporter (similar to Metarhizium robertsii ARSEF 23 XP_007821652.1) has protein sequence MLHSTPSGTWLPSWVPESTSTLSVLLMLCSVAQSTTGGYDGSMLNGLNILPSYTEYFNLTSATQGLNTASVFIGGFFGPMVGGIMSDRLGRRPTLFWASIIAIVGIILQAAAQNIAMFVVARIILGFGTGISNVAAPVYLSETFPSRWRAWGVGLLNNFYYIGALIAAGITLGTGKWESTWAWRCPSLLQGVFSLICIVILPFVPESPRWLIRQDRYEDARLVVAQTNADGNLTDPVVMTVYKEIVDTLDWEKKEGRTMSPKEIVKNPVARKRVLIGGSAGPFSCIAGNIIASYYLGNELDTAGVKSSDDQLKANVVLNVWCLACCLVGTQLAASWGRKSTALLSQGLLIVCLFIIGGLSKLYADDPDGASNSLIYGDVAVMFLFQGFYSIAWTPLLTLYPPEVMDYPTRANGVAFSQFTLNGLAMLLVFVMPIGIENIGWKMYMINGSWDIVTFALIAVFWVETKGKTLEEIDALFEGKKRSNVPNVEDVRKGRETVDVVQIEKQLQHQAE, from the exons ATGTTGCATTCAACACCTTCAGGGACGTGGCTCCCCTCGTGGGTTCCAGAGTCGACATCTACCTTGTCTGTCTTACTCATGCTCTGCTCTGTGGCTCAGTCTACCACTGGTGGTTACGACGGATCTATGCTCAACGGCCTGAATATCCTGCCTTCTTATACCGAGTACTTCAATCTCACCTCTGCGACACAGGGACTCAACACGGCCTCAGTCTTTATCGGAGGTTTCTTTGGCCCCATGGTGGGAGGTATAATGTCTGACAGGCTGGGCCGACGACCAACGCTCTTCTGGGCATCTATTATCGCCATCGTTGGCATAATTCTGCAGGCAGCCGCCCAGAATATTGCCATGTTCGTAGTGGCTCGCATTATTCTCGGATTTGGAACTGGAATTAGCAATGTCGCTGCGCCAGTGTATCTAAGTGAGACTTTCCCAAGCCGCTGGCGTGCTTGGGGCGTTGGT CTATTGAACAACTTTTACTACATTGGCGCTCTGATTGCTGCTGGCATCACACTCGGCACTGGCAAATGGGAGTCCACATGGGCATGGCGCTGCCCATCTTTGCTGCAAGGCGTCTTCTCCCTCATTTGCATTGTCATCTTACCATTTGTCCCCGAATCGCCCCGATGGCTAATTCGCCAGGATCGATACGAAGATGCCCGCCTTGTTGTTGCGCAGACCAATGCCGATGGTAATCTAACCGACCCGGTTGTCATGACCGTCTACAAGGAGATTGTTGACACTTTGgactgggagaagaaggagggcCGAACGATGAGCCCAAAGGAAATCGTAAAGAACCCtgtggcgaggaagagagtTCTGATCGGTGGCTCGGCTGGACCATTTTCATGCATCGCCGGTAACATTATTGCGTCGTACTATCTTGGGAATGAGCTCGACACAGCTGGTGTAAAAAGCTCCGACGATCAACTTAAGGCT AATGTTGTTCTGAATGTATGGTGTCTTGCTTGCTGTTTGGTAGGCACACAGCTCGCTGCCTCATGGGGACGTAAATCTACTGCCCTCCTCTCTCAAGGGCTCCTGATTGTCTGTCTATTCATCATCGGCGGTCTTTCAAAGCTCTACGCCGATGACCCCGACGGGGCGTCCAACAGCCTTATCTACGGCGACGTGGCGGTCATGTTTCTGTTCCAGGGCTTTTACTCCATTGCGTGGACGCCCCTGCTTACACTCTACCCACCAGAAGTGATGGATTATCCTACCCGAGCGAACGGTGTTGCGTTTTCGCAGTTCACTCTCAACGGTCTTGC AATGCtgctcgtcttcgtcatgCCAATTGGGATTGAAAATATTGGCTGGAAGATGTACATGATTAACGGATCGTGGGACATTGTCACATTTGCCCTCATT GCTGTGTTTTGGGTCGAAACAAAGGGCAAAACTCTGGAAGAGATTGATGCGCTCTTCGAAGGTAAAAAGCGTTCGAATGTGCCAAATGTGGAGGATGTGAGGAAGGGGCGGGAGACGGTTGATGTGGTTCAAattgagaagcagctgcagcacCAGGCAGAGTAA
- a CDS encoding sphingomyelin phosphodiesterase (similar to Aspergillus niger CBS 513.88 XP_001394071.1): MRLLPALSALVACHVGFGWAELHHEKIQRSLEARTWAHETRDLTDIFGSMKTCDGCQSILSVLKGLVKDGDETLISLGGRLCKSGTDYDEEFCKGVVEREAPSIASIIRTMEVGSPSSTQFCMSFLGVCSAPKIATWNVEFASKKPCSVTKNEKVSGKKPIQVIHYSDIHIDPLYEKGSSTNCKKPTCCRSYTKDDEPGKTKNPAGEFGDHHCDTPITLEKSMYSFIKKEFPNAAFSLFTGDIVDHGLWNTSKPYNEDLIEHSYEMMTDNLNLVYGTAGNHEAHPPNIFEPKSVGNDTQWVYDTLSKEWSRWIGNSSLEEAKAVGAYSTKYPKGNLRVISLNTNMYYRLNFILYQKELEKDPNGQIAWLAKELDAAEKANENVYIIGHMPLGEADALPDGSNYFDQVVNRYSNTIKAMFFGHTHLDHFEISYSNYKERTHNNAVAISYICPSLTPTSGMPSFRVYDVDPDTFAVLDAKTFLADMNDKNFQTNGPTWKQYYSAKEVYGDIISPRMTDAKAELSPSFWHNVTVAFEKNQTSFDAYMARKSRGWKADKQCAEKCRETEICGLRAGRAQDNCWVPTPGVHFSKRDELEHNHNKHDECGTSVSRDILSSLARRVDLLEIVQERFLAEKATIPPIIVRREEPSSSASPSPTQTEDTCVSETLNPTGSGTTTGGTTVPTTKGNAAGGLGPMALWAMGAFALLAL, from the exons ATGCGTCTTCTTCCCGCGTTGTCAGCCCTGGTCGCGTGccatgttggctttggctgggcCGAATTGCACCATGAGAAGATTCAACGGTCGTTGGAGGCCAGGACCTGGGCGCACGAGACACGCGACTTGACGGATATATTTGGCAGCATGAAGACCTGCGATGGTTGCCAG AGCATTCTTTCCGTTCTCAAAGGCCTGGTAAAGGATGGAGACGAGACCCTTATTAGCTTGGGGGGACGGCTTTGCAAGTCCGGGACT GACTATGACGAGGAGTTCTGCAAGGGAGTCGTCGAGCGTGAAGCCCCATCGATTGCATCCATCATCAGAACCATGGAGGTTGGATCTCCCTCTTCAACCCAATTCTGCATGAGTTTCCTGGGCGTTTGTTCAGCGCCAAAGATTGCCACATGGAATGTCGAATTCGCCTCCAAGAAACCTTGCTCCGTAACCAAGAACGAGAAGGTTAGCGGCAAGAAGCCCATTCAAGTTATTCACTACTCGGATATTCACATCGATCCTCTGTATGAGAAGGGGTCCAGCACCAATTGCAAGAAACCAACGTGCTGCCGATCCTACACCAAAGATGACGAACccggcaagaccaagaatCCCGCTGGGGAATTCGGAGACCACCACTGCGACACGCCGATCACCTTGGAAAAGAGCATgtacagcttcatcaagaaggagTTTCCCAATGCTGCCTTCTCCCTGTTCACGGGTGACATTGTCGATCATGGCCTTTGGAATACCAGCAAGCCTTACAACGAGGACCTCATCGAACATTCCTACGAAATGATGACTGATAATCTAAATCTTGTCTACGGCACTGCTGGTAACCACGAGGCTCACCCACCCAACATCTTCGAGCCCAAGTCTGTCGGAAACGACACCCAATGGGTGTATGACACTCTCTCCAAGGAGTGGTCTCGCTGGATTGGGAACTCGTCCTtggaagaggccaaggctgtcgGTGCATATTCTACCAAGTACCCCAAGGGCAATCTTCGCGTCATTtccctcaacaccaacatgtATTACAGACTGAACTTCATCCTCTACcagaaggagcttgagaaaGATCCAAATGGTCAGATTGCCTGGCTGGCCAAGGAACTTGACGCAGCCGAGAAGGCTAATGAAAATGTCTACATTATTGGCCATATGCCTCTAGGCGAAGCCGATGCGTTGCCCGACGGCTCCAACTACTTCGACCAGGTTGTCAACCGCTACTCTAACACAATCAAGGCCATGTTCTTTGGCCATACGCATCTTGACCATTTCGAAATTAGCTACTCTAACTACAAAGAGCGCACTCACAACAACGCCGTCGCCATTTCGTACATTTGCCCCTCGCTTACTCCCACGTCCGGCATGCCTTCCTTCAGAGTCTACGATGTAGACCCAGACACTTTCGCAGTTCTCGACGCCAAGACCTTCCTCGCCGACATGAATGACAAGAACTTCCAAACCAATGGCCCGACATGGAAGCAGTACTACTCCGCCAAAGAGGTCTACGGCGACATCATCTCTCCCCGCATGACAGACGCCAAGGCCGAGCTCTCTCCTTCGTTCTGGCACAACGTTACTGTCGCCTTTGAGAAGAACCAGACCTCCTTCGACGCCTACATGGCCCGCAAGTCTCGTGGCTGGAAGGCCGACAAGCAGTGCGCTGAGAAGTGCCGAGAGACTGAGATTTGCGGACTACGAGCTGGCCGTGCGCAAGACAACTGCTGGGTTCCCACTCCTGGAGTCCACTTCTCTAAGCGTGACGAGTTGGAGCATAACCACAACAAGCATGACGAGTGTGGTACTTCTGTGTCCAGGGATATTCTAAGCTCGCTCGCCAGAAGGGTTGACTTGTTGGAGATTGTGCAGGAACGCTTCTTGGCGGAGAAAGCCACAATTCCGCCCATTATTGTGAGGCGAGAGGagccttcttcgtctgcttCCCCAAGTCCTACTCAGACGGAGGATACCTGCGTGTCGGAAACACTGAACCCTACTGGTTCGGGAACTACGACTGGTGGTACGACCGTTCCTACGACCAAGGGGAATGCTGCTGGTGGATTGGGACCAATGGCCCTCTGGGCTATGGGTGCCTTTGCATTGTTGGCTTTGTAA
- a CDS encoding microcystin LR degradation protein MlrC (similar to Cordyceps militaris CM01 XP_006673802.1): MARRPIIAVAGLACETSTFTPSRTLAPAFHPKRGDEIIQRYHFLHDDQPVGRDAEWKGALIGHALPGGVVTRDGFETLTAEILTRLQGIVSQGKIDGLWFDIHGAMVVEGMDDIEAELLRRIRHVIGPDVIVSASMDLHGNVSRELAHMCDLITCYRMAPHEDALDTKERACRNLIDVLTSKPPGTRPLKAWIPIPILLPGEQTSTRIEPAKHIYAAVPDVEAMDGIIDAAIWVGYAWADEPRNRAIIMVTGWDKDTIAKGAERLANLFWDAHADFKFVAPTGSYAECLDAAVKSPPEQRPYFISDSGDNPTAGGSGDVTWGLTQLLKRPEFKAPDSGYTVIYASVPGPEAIATAVKAGIGATVTVTAGAEVDNIHAPPITMTGKVHSIKHGDRDAVTEVVLQVGCVFAILTKLRKPYHKERDFTELNLKPREADVVIVKIGYLEPELYDMSKGWMLALTPGGVDQDLERLGHHRIRRPMWPFDKTFEKEPDLKTRWISASNEALDGPDE; the protein is encoded by the coding sequence ATGGCTCGACGCCCCATCATTGCAGTCGCCGGCCTCGCCTGCGAGACATCAACCTTCACTCCATCACGCACTCTAGCCCCCGCATTTCACCCCAAAAGAGGCGACGAGATTATCCAGCGGTACCACTTCCTCCACGATGACCAGCCAGTTGGTCGAGATGCAGAGTGGAAGGGTGCGCTGATAGGACACGCCCTCCCAGGAGGAGTAGTAACCCGCGATGGATTCGAAACGTTAACAGCCGAGATCTTGACCCGGCTCCAGGGCATTGTTTCGCAGGGCAAAATAGACGGGCTGTGGTTTGACATCCACGGCGCAATGGTTGTAGAGGGGATGgatgacattgaagcagagCTGCTGCGACGAATTCGCCATGTCATTGGCCCCGATGTCATTGTCTCGGCATCGATGGATCTTCATGGCAATGTTTCCAGGGAACTAGCTCACATGTGTGACCTGATTACTTGTTATCGAATGGCGCCCCATGAAGATGCCCTGGACACAAAGGAGCGGGCGTGCCGAAACCTAATTGACGTGTTGACGTCGAAACCACCCGGCACAAGACCGCTGAAAGCCTGGATTCCCATCCCCATCTTACTACCAGGAGAGCAAACTTCCACGCGTATCGAGCCAGCAAAGCATATATACGCCGCTGTTCCAGACGTCGAAGCAATGGACGGCATCATCGACGCAGCAATATGGGTGGGCTACGCCTGGGCAGACGAGCCTCGAAACcgagccatcatcatggtcaCAGGGTGGGACAAAGACACGATCGCCAAGGGAGCAGAACGACTAGCAAACTTGTTCTGGGATGCGCACGCTGATTTCAAATTCGTAGCACCCACCGGCTCCTACGCAGAGTGTCTCGATGCAGCTGTTAAATCACCCCCCGAGCAAAGACCATACTTCATTTCTGACTCTGGCGATAACCCTACGGCCGGTGGCTCAGGCGACGTAACCTGGGGATTGACACAGCTCCTCAAGCGTCCCGAGTTCAAGGCCCCTGATTCAGGCTACACAGTCATATACGCCAGTGTCCCGGGACcagaagccatcgccacggCTGTGAAGGCAGGTATCGGCGCGACCGTCACGGTAACTGCGGGCGCAGAGGTCGACAACATTCACGCACCGCCCATCACGATGACCGGCAAAGTCCACTCCATCAAGCATGGTGATCGGGATGCTGTGACGGAGGTCGTCCTGCAGGTTGGCTGTGTGTTTGCCATTCTGACAAAGTTGCGGAAGCCGTATCACAAGGAACGCGACTTTACGGAGCTGAATCTTAAGCCGCGGGAGGCGGATGTTGTTATCGTGAAGATTGGGTACTTGGAGCCGGAGCTCTACGACATGTCCAAGGGGTGgatgttggctttgacaCCTGGGGGTGTTGACCAGGATCTGGAGAGGTTGGGGCACCATAGGATTCGGAGGCCGATGTGGCCGTTTGACAAGACGTTTGAGAAGGAGCCTGATTTGAAGACGAGGTGGATTTCTGCATCTAATGAGGCTTTAGACGGACCTGATGAGTAG
- a CDS encoding sugar porter (SP) family MFS transporter (similar to Coccidioides immitis RS XP_001248030.1) yields the protein MPAPRTDIESPNEEEKSAFRRNSSNGDDSDNFTNERKPSTAALLRNPLVGMTRDQLLADVDAFVEEKGLTDNRDDFRKGALIAQVMNTKDGFEHIDILNEEEKSILRREVTNRWSQPFMLYFLCTLCAGSAIVQGMDQTAVNGAQEFYYEEFNLRDPLLQGLMNGAPYLCSALIGCWTNPILNKIGGRRFTIFISCFMSVVTGIWMAVADSFGNLLAARFMLGFAVGAKSSTTPVYSAESTPKTIRGALTMMWQMWTAFGICLGFVVSVAFQHTDFLGEHSQWRWMLGSTSIPPLIVMLQVYFCPESPRWYMEKGKYDKALRSMLRLRHHPVQATRDMYYAYKLLEIERKERQGRNLFKEFFTVRRNRRAAQSAWFTMFMQQFCGVNVIAYYSTSIFQNAGYDRSQALLASMGGGLINWIFAIPAIYTIDTFGRRNLLLTTFPLMALCLLFTGFSFFIPGRAQLACVTTGLYLFMVVYSPGEGPVPFTYSAEAFPLHIRDIGMSSSTAITWGFNFIISFSWPALVEAYGNTGAFCWYAAWNLFGWVFCYFFLPETKNLTLEELDSVFSMKNREHGGYYLRKLPWYLNKHVLRQDVASFPPLYQFAEDQAPPNDKTEPIAQHKEVPSGAHST from the exons ATGCCAGCTCCAAGAACAGATATTGAGTCTCCCAACGAGGAAGAAAAGTCGGCATTCCGGCGCAATTCCAGCAATGGCGATGACTCTGACAACTTCACCAATGAGCGCAAGCCTTCTACGGCTGCCCTTCTTCGGAATCCTCTCGTTGGAATGACCAGAGATCAACTTCTTGCCGATGTTGATGCATTTGTTGAAGAAAAAGGTCTGACTGACAATCGAGACGACTTTCGAAAGGGTGCGTTGATCGCACAGGTTATGAACACCAAAGATGGCTTCGAACATATTGATATCCTCaacgaggaagagaaaagcATACTAAGACGGGAAGTCACTAATAGATGGAGTCAACCGTTCATGCTTTACTTTCTCTGCACTCTCTGCGCTGGTTCGGCCATTGTCCAGGGAATGGATCAAACAGCCGTTAATGGCGCTCAG GAATTCTATTACGAAGAGTTTAATCTGAGAGACCCTTTGCTACAAGGTCTAATGAATGGCGCTCCGTACCTCTGCTCCGCTCTCATCGGGTGCTGGACGAATCCAATTCTGAACAAAATTGGCGGTCGACGAttcaccatcttcatctcgtgCTTCATGTCTGTAGTCACCGGCATTTGGATGGCAGTGGCTGATTC TTTCGGCAACCTGCTCGCCGCTCGATTTATGCTTGGGTTCGCCGTTGGCGCAAAGTCTAGCACTACACCCGTGTATTCTGCTGAGTCCACGCCGAAAACTATCCGAGGAGCTCTCACCATGATGTGGCAGATGTGGACAGCATTCGGAATCTGCCTTGGATTCGTCGTGTCAGTTGCCTTCCAACATACCGACTTCTTGGGAGAACACTCGCAATGGCGGTGGATGCTTGGTTCTACGTCTATTCCGCCTCTTATTGTCATGCTTCAAGTATATTTTTGCCCGGAAAGTCCGAGATGGTATATGGAGAAAGGGAAATATGACAAGGCGCTTAGATCGATGCTTCGTCTGCGACATCATCCCGTACAGGCGACTCGCGATATGTACTATGCGTACAAGCTTTTAGAgattgaaagaaaagaaagacagGGTAGAAATCTGTTTAAAGAGTTTTTTACTGTTAGAAGAAATCGCCGTGCTGCTCAAAGCGCATGGTTTACCATG TTTATGCAACAATTCTGTGGAG TCAACGTCATCGCCTATTACTCTACCAGTATATTCCAAAATGCCGGGTACGATCGCTCTCAAGCTCTGCTGGCGTCTATGGGTGGTGGCCTGATCAACTGGATCTTTGCCATTCCCGCAATTTACACAATCGACACTTTCGGACGTCGAAACCTATTGCTAACCACTTTCCCACTAATGGCGTTGTGTCTTTTATTCACCGGATTCTCATTCTTCATCCCCGGTCGCGCCCAGCTGGCATGCGTCACGACGGGACTCTACCTGTTCATGGTTGTATATTCCCCAGGCGAAGGTCCCGTACCGTTTACATATAGTGCTGAAGCATTCCCTCTCCACATTCGTGATATTGGCATGTCTTCTAGTACAGCAATCACATGgggcttcaacttcatcatcagcttcagctgGCCGGCTCTTGTGGAGGCTTACGGGAACACCGGGGCGTTCTGCTGGTATGCGGCGTGGAACTTGTTCGGCTGGGTCTTCTGCTACTTCTTCCTACCGGAGACGAAGAACCTTActttggaggagctggataGCGTGTTCAGCATGAAGAATAGAGAGCACGGTGGGTACTATCTCAGGAAGTTACCGTGGTATCTCAACAAGCATGTTCTTCGGCAGGATGTTGCTTCTTTCCCGCCGCTGTATCAGTTTGCAGAGGACCAGGCGCCCCCAAATGACAAAACTGAGCCGATTGCGCAACATAAAGAAGTTCCTTCTGGGGCGCATTCGACTTAA
- a CDS encoding C6 zinc finger domain-containing protein (similar to Metarhizium robertsii ARSEF 23 XP_007821649.1), producing MQFGESNVTKDVQLARDVRSKTGRICDGYENPTLATVNTASLTLTRIANSSATSQEVRALQFFVERTAVQFGTFVPDDLWSSRVLQLAHSNKCIRHALVALSSYHERYWSRDVGGETPYGLRQYNLAISDLVKSGADRPSYLHIQLVSCTIFICIEILRRNINNAIYLFKYGCRMIEGAMKQARKGGYIGGATGISIEPILRLVEAFFARISTQVFLAIGGDIDHKLADIISPMLKIRSATMARKITLSSIQEARDTLLKLALQYRRDMTMAQSKALGVRFDSWIEAFDEFRKTIDKNTLNATDRRAFALLELHKRYLYINIAALNQPDREDPSMWDLWTDKFREMIEFAVEAGGFDAAEAPTDQQPQFYMEIGILPALFFLSAKCRDPEVRRRAIEIMESNHIQEGIWNSEMAAKVAKKVMALEEGEFMVKSSNDIDDLARVRRVAVHAGPEVTYLNIGYELHSGWVEEELD from the exons ATGCAA TTCGGAGAATCAAATGTGACGAAGGACGTCCAGCTTGCGAGAGATGTTC GCTCCAAGACTGGCCGTATTTGCGACGGATATGAGAATCCAACGTTAGCGACAGTTAACACTGCGTCGTTGACATTGACTCGCATCGCTAATTCGTCCGCCACTTCTCAAGAAGTCCGAGCCTTGCAATTTTTTGTAGAGCGAACAGCCGTACAGTTTGGGACCTTTGTACCAGACGATCTTTGGAGTAGCCGAGTTCTTCAGCTGGCGCATTCCAATAAATGTATCCGCCATGCCCTGGTCGCATTGTCATCATACCATGAACGATACTGGAGTCGTGATGTAGGCGGAGAAACACCATACGGTTTGCGTCAGTACAATTTGGCCATCAGCGACCTTGTCAAGTCCGGGGCAGACCGGCCATCATATCTCCACATTCAACTTGTTTCTTGTACCATATTCATCTGCATCGAG ATTTTGAGACGAAACATAAATAATGCCATATATCTCTTCAAATACGGCTGCAGGATGATTGAAGGTGCTATGAAGCAAGCCAGAAAAGGAGGCTACATAGGCGGTGCAACGGGTATATCAATTGAGCCCATCCTCAGACTTGTTGAAGCATTCTTTGCTCGTATCTCAACCCAAGTCTTTCTG GCCATTGGTGGTGATATTGATCACAAGCTGGCTGATATTATTTCGCCGATGCTGAAAATTCGGTCAGCGACAATGGCCCGTAAAATTACTTTGTCTTCGATCCAAGAGGCACGAGATACATTACTCAAGCTTGCTCTGCAGTACCGGCGCGACATGACGATGGCTCAATCTAAGGCTTTGGGTGTCCGATTCGACTCTTGGATCGAAGCCTTTGACGAATTTCGCAAGACCATTGACAAGAATACCCTGAACGCAACCGATAGGCGAGCTTTCGCGCTTTTAGAGTTGCACAAGCGATACCTCTATATCAACATCGCTGCGTTAAATCAGCCCGACCGCGAAGATCCGTCCATGTGGGACCTATGGACTGACAAGTTCCGCGAAATGATTGAGTTTGCAGTTGAGGCTGGAGGGTTCGATGCTGCCGAAGCACCAACAGATCAACAACCACAGTTTTACATGGAAATTGGTATTCTGCCTGCACTGTTCTTTTTGAGTGCTAAATGCCGGGATCCGGAAGTGCGACGGAGAGCGATAGAAATCATGGAGTCTAACCATATTCAAGAAGGTATATGGAACAGTGAGATGGCTGCCAAGGTTGCTAAGAAAGTGATGGCCCTTGAGGAAGGAGAGTTTATGGTCAAATCAAGCAATGATATCGATGACCTTGCGCGGGTCCGTCGCGTAGCAGTCCATGCTGGACCAGAGGTGACATATCTGAACATAGGCTATGAACTGCACAGTGGATgggtggaagaagaacttgACTAA